A region from the Pontibacillus yanchengensis genome encodes:
- a CDS encoding helix-turn-helix domain-containing protein → MEKTLGDKVKQIRKKLNISQEALAYGICTQSEISRIEQNQITPSYNILLEITKKLGVNIHFFTDQQNILRLDYIEEVKQQLDAARRDRDYHLIKEIIRSEKDVPAFRIEANKKYLNWHRGIILYHSQNDYQNAIDILHTCLSDKDLSKLHTELDIQVLNSIGIIFRNESELSKATQYLEIGRFIAQEFLEFREKRIYLKTLYNSSKVLTDSKDHKNSIKWCQEGIKQCIRREEMFLFGEFHYQIGRNYVLINNTEKGMQHWKKSQDIFFLQERNNLGELVRKEIDSFYRYGIIK, encoded by the coding sequence ATGGAAAAAACACTAGGTGATAAGGTTAAACAAATAAGAAAGAAGTTAAATATCTCTCAGGAAGCACTTGCCTATGGGATATGTACCCAATCTGAAATTAGTCGTATAGAACAGAATCAAATTACCCCTTCATATAATATTCTTTTAGAAATTACCAAGAAACTTGGTGTAAACATTCACTTTTTTACAGACCAGCAAAATATTCTCCGACTCGATTATATTGAGGAGGTTAAACAACAATTAGATGCAGCAAGAAGAGATAGAGATTATCACTTAATCAAGGAGATTATACGGTCTGAAAAAGATGTTCCCGCATTTCGTATAGAGGCAAATAAGAAATACTTGAACTGGCACAGGGGCATTATATTATACCATTCTCAGAATGATTATCAGAATGCTATAGACATCCTTCATACTTGCTTGTCAGATAAGGATTTAAGTAAACTGCACACAGAATTAGATATACAAGTTTTGAATAGCATAGGAATCATATTTCGAAATGAATCGGAGTTAAGTAAGGCCACGCAATATTTAGAAATTGGGCGCTTCATTGCTCAAGAGTTTCTTGAATTCAGAGAAAAGAGAATTTATTTAAAGACCTTATACAATTCATCTAAAGTATTAACTGACAGCAAGGATCATAAGAACTCTATAAAATGGTGTCAGGAAGGGATAAAGCAATGTATAAGAAGGGAAGAAATGTTCTTATTTGGTGAATTTCATTACCAAATAGGAAGAAATTATGTATTAATTAATAACACTGAAAAAGGGATGCAACATTGGAAAAAATCACAGGATATATTTTTTCTTCAAGAAAGAAATAATTTAGGTGAGTTAGTAAGAAAGGAAATCGATTCTTTTTATCGTTATGGAATCATTAAATAA